The Chryseobacterium suipulveris genome window below encodes:
- a CDS encoding TCR/Tet family MFS transporter: MKKNQKSAAIAFIFITLLIDITGWGIVIPVVPTLIRELIHNPDLSVASQYGGWLSFVYAAMQFVFASVLGGLSDKYGRRPIILFSLLGFSINFFIQAIAPTIFWLFVGRIFSGVTGASITTASAYIADISSDEDRAKNFGMIGAAFGLGFIIGPVIGGVLGHYGPRVPFYAASILCLINFLYGLFILPESLDKEHRRPFDWKRANPIGSLLRLKRYPQILGLIAALIFVYIAGHAVQTNWTFFTMYKFSWTERMVGISLGVSGFMAALVQGYLIRIIQPKIGDERSIFYGLTLYAIGMVLFAFASQSWMMFAFLVPYGLGGIAGPALQSVISSEVPKNEQGELQGALASLISLTAIVGPPLMTNTFYYFTHSDAPFIFPGAPFFLGFLLMAISAVIVFFVFNKKKS; the protein is encoded by the coding sequence ATGAAAAAAAACCAGAAATCAGCAGCAATCGCATTCATCTTTATCACGCTCCTCATCGACATTACGGGATGGGGAATTGTGATTCCCGTGGTACCCACGCTGATCCGCGAGCTGATCCACAATCCTGATCTCAGTGTCGCCTCACAATACGGAGGTTGGCTGAGTTTCGTGTATGCGGCGATGCAGTTTGTGTTTGCGTCGGTTCTGGGCGGGTTGAGCGACAAGTACGGAAGAAGGCCGATTATTCTTTTTTCGCTACTGGGTTTTTCCATCAACTTTTTCATTCAGGCGATTGCTCCGACGATTTTCTGGCTCTTTGTAGGACGGATTTTTTCGGGAGTTACGGGAGCGAGTATCACCACTGCAAGTGCGTATATCGCAGATATTTCGAGCGATGAAGACCGTGCTAAAAACTTTGGGATGATCGGTGCTGCATTCGGTTTGGGATTCATCATCGGTCCTGTTATCGGTGGAGTTTTGGGGCATTATGGACCAAGGGTTCCTTTCTACGCCGCTTCGATTTTATGTTTGATCAATTTCCTTTATGGACTCTTTATTTTACCTGAAAGTTTAGACAAAGAACACCGCCGTCCTTTCGACTGGAAACGTGCGAATCCCATTGGTTCGCTGCTTCGGCTTAAACGATATCCGCAGATTTTGGGACTCATTGCCGCATTGATTTTCGTGTATATTGCGGGTCATGCGGTGCAGACGAACTGGACTTTCTTCACCATGTACAAATTCAGCTGGACGGAACGTATGGTCGGGATTTCACTCGGAGTTTCGGGTTTTATGGCGGCGTTGGTTCAGGGATATTTAATAAGGATTATTCAGCCAAAAATTGGTGATGAGCGAAGTATATTTTACGGACTAACTCTTTACGCAATCGGGATGGTGCTTTTTGCATTTGCAAGTCAAAGCTGGATGATGTTTGCCTTCCTCGTTCCTTATGGATTGGGCGGAATTGCAGGTCCCGCTTTGCAGTCGGTGATTTCATCGGAGGTTCCGAAAAATGAGCAGGGCGAGTTACAGGGAGCGTTGGCGAGTTTGATCAGCTTGACGGCGATTGTCGGTCCACCTTTGATGACGAATACGTTTTACTATTTCACTCACAGCGATGCGCCTTTCATCTTTCCAGGTGCGCCGTTCTTCCTTGGATTTCTGCTGATGGCGATTTCTGCAGTCATCGTGTTTTTCGTCTTCAACAAAAAGAAATCCTGA
- a CDS encoding GxxExxY protein has translation MTENEISKIVFELGLKIHRKLGVGLYERVYEECLMYELKKAGLKAERQKFQAIQYEELFFERAYRMDILVEDKVVIDLKSVEFISDSNTKQLNNYLRLGNYKLGMILNFNSPLFKDGVKRVANGL, from the coding sequence ATGACTGAAAATGAAATCTCAAAAATCGTATTCGAACTCGGATTGAAAATCCATAGAAAACTTGGAGTTGGACTCTACGAAAGGGTTTATGAGGAATGCTTAATGTATGAATTGAAAAAAGCAGGACTGAAAGCTGAAAGACAGAAATTCCAAGCAATTCAGTATGAAGAATTGTTTTTCGAGAGAGCTTACCGAATGGATATTCTTGTTGAAGACAAAGTGGTAATTGATTTGAAATCTGTTGAATTTATTAGCGATTCTAATACGAAGCAACTCAATAATTATCTGAGATTAGGCAATTATAAATTAGGAATGATTCTTAATTTTAACAGCCCATTATTTAAGGATGGCGTTAAGAGGGTAGCAAACGGATTATGA
- a CDS encoding Sec-independent protein translocase subunit TatA/TatB, protein MELSLGEMLLIAVAIVVLFGPDKLPQIARDLGAGVRKMRGAMEDVKTEILKETDNPVSEIKREIDKVKQQAKDFNPLSDLEKDAIAERSKSKQNLAENDDHEGPVSR, encoded by the coding sequence ATGGAACTAAGTTTAGGCGAAATGCTTTTGATTGCCGTGGCAATCGTCGTTTTATTCGGACCCGACAAACTGCCGCAGATTGCACGCGATCTGGGAGCGGGTGTGCGTAAAATGCGCGGCGCGATGGAAGACGTGAAAACCGAAATCCTGAAGGAAACCGACAATCCCGTTTCCGAAATCAAACGCGAGATCGACAAGGTAAAACAGCAGGCAAAAGATTTCAATCCCTTGAGCGACTTGGAAAAAGACGCCATCGCCGAACGCTCCAAATCCAAACAAAACCTAGCCGAAAACGACGACCACGAAGGACCGGTAAGCAGATAG
- a CDS encoding phosphatase PAP2 family protein, whose product MHEIITEDKEIFLFLNNLGSDTFDRFWIMVSGTWIWVPLYVIFLYLLAKNYKVRNLVFILIFIALGVTVSDQLAGIFKSGIGRLRPCHDPSLDHLMREVQCGGQFGFYSSHASNTFFIATFMTMLLFKKYRFLPYFLFFWAAMVSYSRIYLGVHFPMDILMGAAMGFFLGGFFSTLALKVIRKQENNESERG is encoded by the coding sequence ATGCACGAAATCATCACCGAAGACAAAGAAATATTCCTTTTCCTCAACAATTTGGGGAGCGACACTTTCGACCGTTTTTGGATAATGGTTTCGGGAACGTGGATCTGGGTTCCGCTGTATGTGATTTTCCTTTATCTCCTTGCCAAAAATTATAAAGTCCGCAATTTGGTCTTCATTCTGATTTTCATTGCGTTGGGAGTTACGGTTTCGGATCAGTTGGCGGGAATCTTCAAATCGGGGATCGGCAGATTGCGACCATGTCACGATCCGAGTTTGGACCATTTGATGCGGGAAGTTCAGTGCGGTGGTCAGTTTGGGTTTTACTCCAGTCACGCCTCCAATACGTTCTTTATCGCAACTTTTATGACGATGCTGCTCTTCAAAAAATACAGATTTCTTCCGTATTTCCTCTTCTTTTGGGCGGCAATGGTTTCGTACAGCCGCATTTATCTTGGCGTACATTTCCCGATGGATATTTTAATGGGAGCCGCGATGGGATTTTTCCTCGGAGGTTTCTTCTCGACACTGGCTTTGAAGGTAATCAGAAAGCAGGAAAATAATGAGTCGGAGCGTGGGTGA
- the polA gene encoding DNA polymerase I: MTHNENDKRLFLIDAYAMIFRGYYALIRSPRITSTGIDTSAIFGFTNSLIELIRRERPSHLAVVFDVGEASVRTADFAEYKANRSETPEAIKIAVPYIHRILEAMHVPILGVEGYEADDVIGTIACKAEAEGYKVFMVTPDKDFAQCVTENIKIYKPGLKGAEFEILGIPEVLAKYEIEDPKQVIDFLAMMGDSVDNIPGLEGVGEKTAKKFLKEYGSIENLLANTHEIKGKLREKVEASAERGILSKKLATILCDAPIEFHQEQYDLETPDFEKVKEIFDEIEFRRLYENLYRAFATNGESTNGIQQSADPNKVSRYDKVEQKSGPIQLDLFANFEELDHATTTKSTVDNNDHLYQYIASPKAQKILVENLLAQKAVCFDTETTSLNEMEAELIGMSFSYRKGLAYYIPLSENREEALETLEIFRPFFEKKEIIKIAHNLKFDYKILKQYGIEVEGAMFDTMIAHYLLNPDGRHGMDYLAEVYLNYKPVPIETLIGKGKNQGTLRSVSIEDQTKYAGEDADVTFQLYEIFSPQLKKENLEDLFYQVEMPLMKVLANMELEGISLDKKWLEQESKDLENDLKELETKIFNLTGEEFNMNSPRQLGEILFDKLQLDPKAKKTKTGQYATSEDVLQKLSSKHEIIPLILEYRTYQKLKSTYVDALPNQIDKDDNRVHTNFSQTTAATGRLASVNPNLQNIPIRTLRGQQIRGAFKADEGKKIISADYSQIELRLIAEISNEENMIKAFQNGEDIHASTASKLFNVPLEEVTKTQRSQAKTVNFGIIYGQGAFGLAEQTGLSRTEAKQMIENYFATYPQLKKYMAEQVKKAQDLGYVETILKRKRHLKDINSANFVVKAHAERNAVNAPIQGSAADIIKIAMIKIDEELSAKNLKTKMLLQVHDELVFEAPIEEIETAKELIKTEMESAFDTKVPLLVEVGVGENWLEAH; encoded by the coding sequence ATGACACACAACGAAAACGACAAGCGCCTTTTCCTTATAGACGCCTATGCGATGATCTTTCGCGGCTATTACGCACTCATCAGAAGTCCGAGAATTACCAGTACGGGAATCGACACTTCGGCAATTTTTGGGTTTACCAATTCTTTGATTGAACTGATCCGAAGAGAGCGTCCGTCGCATTTGGCGGTGGTTTTCGATGTGGGTGAAGCAAGTGTGCGAACCGCCGACTTTGCCGAATACAAAGCCAATCGGAGCGAAACTCCCGAAGCGATCAAAATTGCCGTTCCCTACATTCACAGAATACTCGAAGCGATGCATGTCCCGATTTTGGGAGTGGAAGGTTACGAAGCCGACGATGTGATCGGAACCATCGCCTGCAAAGCGGAAGCGGAAGGTTACAAGGTTTTTATGGTGACTCCCGATAAAGATTTTGCGCAGTGCGTTACCGAGAACATCAAGATTTACAAGCCAGGTTTGAAGGGTGCCGAATTTGAGATTCTGGGAATTCCAGAAGTGTTGGCGAAATACGAAATCGAGGATCCGAAACAGGTCATCGATTTCCTTGCAATGATGGGCGATTCCGTTGACAATATTCCGGGATTGGAAGGAGTGGGCGAGAAAACTGCCAAGAAATTCCTGAAAGAGTACGGAAGCATTGAAAACCTTTTGGCGAATACCCACGAAATCAAGGGGAAACTTCGCGAAAAAGTTGAAGCTTCTGCAGAACGTGGGATTCTTTCAAAGAAGTTGGCGACGATTCTATGCGACGCACCGATTGAGTTTCATCAGGAACAGTACGATTTGGAGACTCCTGATTTTGAAAAAGTTAAAGAGATTTTTGATGAAATTGAATTCCGCAGATTGTATGAAAATCTGTACCGCGCTTTTGCGACCAATGGGGAATCAACCAACGGAATTCAGCAATCGGCGGATCCGAATAAAGTTTCACGATACGACAAAGTAGAACAGAAAAGCGGACCGATTCAACTGGATTTATTTGCCAATTTCGAGGAACTCGATCACGCAACGACCACTAAATCGACGGTGGACAATAACGACCACCTTTACCAATACATTGCTTCACCGAAAGCGCAGAAAATTTTGGTGGAAAATCTTTTGGCTCAAAAAGCAGTTTGCTTCGACACCGAAACCACATCATTAAACGAAATGGAAGCCGAACTGATCGGGATGAGTTTCTCGTACAGAAAAGGTTTGGCGTATTATATTCCACTTTCGGAAAACAGGGAGGAAGCTTTGGAAACACTTGAAATTTTCCGTCCGTTTTTTGAGAAAAAGGAAATTATCAAAATCGCCCATAATTTAAAGTTCGACTATAAAATCCTCAAACAGTACGGAATTGAAGTGGAAGGTGCGATGTTTGACACGATGATCGCGCATTACCTCCTGAATCCCGACGGAAGACACGGAATGGATTACCTCGCCGAAGTTTACCTGAATTACAAACCAGTACCGATTGAAACCCTGATTGGCAAAGGAAAAAATCAGGGAACGCTGCGTTCGGTTTCGATTGAAGATCAGACGAAATATGCGGGGGAAGATGCGGATGTTACTTTTCAACTTTATGAGATTTTCTCGCCTCAACTGAAAAAGGAAAACCTGGAGGATCTTTTTTACCAGGTCGAAATGCCTTTAATGAAAGTCCTTGCCAATATGGAATTGGAGGGAATTTCACTCGACAAAAAATGGCTCGAACAGGAAAGCAAGGATTTGGAAAATGACTTGAAAGAACTCGAAACCAAAATCTTCAACTTGACGGGAGAGGAATTCAATATGAACTCGCCGCGACAGTTGGGAGAGATCCTTTTCGACAAACTGCAACTCGACCCAAAAGCAAAGAAAACGAAGACAGGTCAATACGCCACTTCCGAAGATGTGCTGCAGAAACTGAGTTCGAAACACGAGATCATTCCATTAATTCTGGAATACAGAACCTACCAAAAACTGAAATCAACCTACGTTGACGCCTTGCCAAACCAGATCGACAAGGACGATAACCGCGTACACACCAATTTCTCGCAAACCACGGCTGCAACGGGAAGATTGGCTTCAGTAAATCCGAATTTGCAGAATATTCCGATCCGTACTTTGCGTGGTCAGCAAATTCGTGGCGCATTCAAAGCTGATGAGGGAAAGAAGATTATTTCCGCCGATTACTCGCAGATTGAACTTCGCCTGATTGCCGAGATTTCCAACGAGGAAAATATGATCAAAGCTTTCCAGAACGGGGAGGATATTCACGCTTCCACCGCTTCAAAATTGTTTAATGTTCCTTTGGAAGAAGTCACCAAAACCCAGCGTTCACAGGCGAAAACCGTCAACTTTGGAATCATCTACGGACAAGGAGCATTTGGTTTAGCTGAACAAACCGGACTTTCCCGTACCGAAGCAAAACAGATGATCGAAAACTATTTCGCGACCTATCCGCAACTGAAAAAATATATGGCAGAACAGGTGAAGAAAGCCCAGGATTTAGGTTACGTGGAAACAATCCTGAAAAGAAAGCGCCACCTGAAAGACATCAACTCCGCCAATTTTGTCGTGAAAGCGCACGCCGAAAGAAACGCGGTAAACGCACCCATTCAGGGAAGCGCAGCCGACATCATTAAAATCGCCATGATTAAGATTGATGAGGAACTTTCTGCAAAAAATTTAAAAACAAAAATGTTGCTTCAAGTTCACGACGAACTGGTTTTCGAAGCACCGATTGAAGAAATAGAAACCGCCAAAGAACTCATCAAAACCGAAATGGAATCTGCGTTTGACACAAAAGTTCCGCTACTCGTGGAAGTTGGAGTGGGCGAGAACTGGTTGGAAGCGCACTAA
- a CDS encoding glycosyltransferase family 2 protein — MKFLIIIPAHNEEKNIFFTLESLKNQIFKDFEIVVVNDGSTDKTGEIVENFKSQIPNLKLLNLEKSVHEPGAKVVNTFNKGLKSVDVQSFDIICKFDADIIFPDNYLKKVNEVYETNPKAGMVSGLVKIKKSVFEKNLAFDFKDEKHQWIFENISSKNHIRGPIKSYRKECFLQMNGLRPVLGWDNIDVMLAKKHGWETVTIKDLWVKHLRPTAYKYKKQKAEKLGEYFYNIGLSFPLAMISSAKSSWKNKSFSEFFATMKTFLKQSSKRKLTKEEIKHIRNLRWKQIINKK; from the coding sequence ATGAAGTTCCTGATCATCATTCCCGCACACAACGAAGAGAAAAATATTTTCTTTACGCTCGAATCTTTAAAGAACCAAATCTTTAAAGACTTCGAAATAGTGGTCGTGAATGACGGATCAACCGACAAAACTGGCGAAATCGTCGAAAACTTCAAATCTCAAATTCCAAACCTCAAACTTTTGAATTTAGAAAAATCGGTACACGAACCTGGAGCAAAAGTGGTGAACACTTTTAATAAAGGTCTTAAAAGTGTTGACGTTCAGAGTTTTGATATCATCTGTAAATTCGATGCCGACATTATTTTTCCTGATAATTATCTGAAAAAAGTCAATGAGGTTTACGAAACAAATCCCAAAGCAGGAATGGTTTCTGGATTGGTAAAAATCAAGAAATCGGTATTTGAAAAGAATTTGGCTTTTGATTTTAAAGATGAAAAGCATCAGTGGATCTTTGAAAATATTTCCTCTAAAAACCATATTCGCGGCCCCATAAAATCTTACCGAAAAGAATGTTTTCTGCAGATGAACGGACTTCGACCAGTTCTCGGTTGGGACAATATCGACGTGATGCTCGCGAAGAAACACGGTTGGGAAACCGTCACCATCAAAGACTTGTGGGTGAAACATCTTCGTCCGACTGCCTACAAATACAAAAAACAGAAAGCCGAAAAACTCGGGGAATATTTCTACAACATCGGTTTGAGTTTCCCGTTGGCAATGATTTCATCGGCAAAATCTTCATGGAAAAACAAATCATTTTCAGAATTTTTCGCCACTATGAAAACTTTTCTGAAACAGAGTTCCAAAAGAAAGCTCACCAAAGAAGAAATCAAACATATCCGAAATCTGCGGTGGAAGCAGATAATCAATAAAAAGTAA
- a CDS encoding amidohydrolase yields the protein MKFNSVFRKLFVHSWQLKLVLVFSSVIMSAQKSTDLIIHNARIYTVNKNFYVAQSMAVSKGKIVAVGKSSDILKKYKSKNIQNLNGKTVFPGFIDAHCHFTGYATDKWKCELWGTKSWDEIIARLTEYSKNAPMEWIYGRSWDQNDWPVKEFPNKERLDQLFPNRPVYLKRIDGHAAIANQKALDIAGITLNTKVNGGEIEQKNGKLTGVLIDNAMLVVEKHLPQISDEMAINYFSELQKECFSYGLTSLHDCGITEHTLSLLEKAQSQNILKMKIFALLEDNPDYYDKWAKKGRYTNGNITVGGFKVYSDGALGSRGACLIHDYSDKKGWKGFLLSEEEYFRTLAKKLKNSNLQMCTHAIGDSANRTILKIYGEVLGAKNDRRWRIEHAQIMDKDDFGLFGKYSIIPSVQPTHATSDMYWAEERVGKERLKYSYAYKDLLKQNGWLPLGTDFPVEEISPFKTFLAAVARKDANNFPANGFQKENALTREQAIRGMTIWAAKAGFQENEIGSLEVGKSADFIILNQDLMKVPEDQILKTKVLKTYSSGKQVF from the coding sequence ATGAAGTTTAATAGTGTGTTTAGAAAATTATTCGTGCATTCGTGGCAGTTGAAATTGGTATTGGTGTTCTCGTCGGTAATAATGTCCGCCCAGAAATCCACCGATCTCATCATTCACAACGCAAGAATCTACACCGTCAATAAGAATTTCTACGTGGCGCAATCCATGGCAGTTTCCAAAGGAAAAATTGTCGCGGTAGGAAAAAGCTCAGATATCCTTAAAAAATATAAATCTAAAAATATTCAGAATCTGAATGGGAAAACAGTTTTCCCTGGATTCATCGATGCGCATTGCCATTTCACAGGTTATGCGACCGACAAATGGAAGTGCGAACTTTGGGGTACGAAATCTTGGGATGAGATCATTGCGCGGTTAACCGAATATTCTAAAAATGCGCCGATGGAATGGATTTACGGTAGAAGTTGGGACCAAAACGATTGGCCAGTAAAAGAGTTTCCAAATAAGGAACGACTTGACCAGCTTTTTCCTAACCGACCCGTTTATCTGAAAAGAATTGACGGTCACGCTGCAATTGCCAATCAGAAAGCGCTCGACATCGCTGGAATTACTTTGAACACTAAAGTTAACGGTGGCGAAATCGAACAGAAAAACGGAAAACTGACCGGAGTTCTCATCGACAATGCGATGCTTGTGGTGGAAAAACATTTGCCGCAGATCAGCGACGAGATGGCTATTAATTATTTTTCGGAGTTGCAAAAAGAATGTTTTTCTTACGGCTTGACTTCCCTTCACGACTGCGGAATCACAGAACATACTTTGTCGCTACTGGAAAAAGCGCAATCCCAGAATATTTTGAAAATGAAAATTTTTGCCCTTCTTGAAGATAATCCCGATTACTACGACAAATGGGCAAAGAAAGGAAGGTACACCAACGGAAATATCACAGTGGGCGGATTCAAGGTCTATTCAGACGGCGCGCTTGGTTCGAGAGGAGCGTGTCTGATTCACGATTATTCAGACAAAAAAGGGTGGAAAGGGTTTCTCCTAAGTGAAGAGGAATATTTTCGAACTTTAGCTAAAAAACTGAAAAACAGCAACTTGCAAATGTGTACACACGCAATCGGAGATTCTGCAAACCGAACGATTCTCAAAATTTATGGTGAAGTTCTCGGAGCCAAAAACGACCGAAGATGGAGAATTGAACACGCCCAAATTATGGACAAAGACGATTTCGGACTGTTTGGTAAATATTCTATAATCCCTTCTGTACAGCCGACTCACGCCACTTCAGATATGTACTGGGCAGAAGAAAGAGTGGGAAAGGAGCGCTTGAAATATTCCTACGCTTACAAGGATTTGTTGAAACAAAACGGATGGCTTCCTTTGGGAACTGATTTTCCTGTGGAAGAAATCAGCCCATTCAAAACCTTTTTAGCGGCGGTTGCAAGAAAGGATGCCAACAATTTCCCTGCAAACGGATTTCAAAAAGAAAACGCTTTAACCCGCGAACAGGCGATCCGGGGAATGACGATTTGGGCGGCAAAAGCTGGCTTTCAGGAAAATGAAATCGGGAGTTTGGAAGTGGGGAAATCCGCCGACTTCATCATCCTGAATCAGGATCTGATGAAGGTTCCCGAAGATCAAATTTTGAAAACGAAGGTTTTGAAAACTTACTCCAGCGGAAAGCAAGTTTTTTGA
- a CDS encoding type II toxin-antitoxin system RelE/ParE family toxin produces MQEKARAKIYYNIRKSQMVTDEELFNKLNENIWEFRTLFAGKTYRLFSFWDPRRKSFVIATH; encoded by the coding sequence TTGCAAGAGAAGGCGAGAGCTAAGATTTACTACAATATCAGAAAATCTCAAATGGTTACTGATGAGGAGCTATTCAATAAACTGAATGAGAATATTTGGGAATTCAGGACTTTATTCGCAGGAAAAACCTACCGTCTTTTTTCATTTTGGGATCCTCGCAGAAAATCATTTGTTATCGCCACGCATTGA
- a CDS encoding helix-turn-helix domain-containing protein, whose translation MKNKLKTVSLEVAIDKHIGKIGTESRDAFENELRLEMLGHAIKMARKEKNLTQEELGELVGVQKAQISKIENSMKNARFETIMKVFDALGAKVNFNVEINDRKLAY comes from the coding sequence ATGAAAAATAAGTTAAAAACAGTATCGCTGGAAGTAGCAATTGACAAACACATCGGAAAAATCGGGACTGAAAGTAGAGATGCTTTCGAGAACGAACTCAGATTGGAAATGCTTGGTCACGCAATAAAAATGGCCAGAAAGGAGAAAAATCTGACCCAGGAAGAACTTGGTGAACTTGTTGGTGTTCAGAAAGCCCAGATCTCGAAAATTGAAAACAGTATGAAAAATGCCCGTTTCGAAACGATTATGAAAGTTTTTGACGCGCTTGGTGCTAAAGTAAATTTCAATGTCGAAATCAACGACCGAAAACTTGCTTACTGA
- a CDS encoding lipopolysaccharide biosynthesis protein, translating to MSVVARQGFKYSLIGYFGFLLGTFSAIFIFPRDMEFYGKLRYIMPTAEMLLPIVVFGLSFSNVKFFHQTQKDGKNQNFLSLSLLGVGINFLIFTAIFFLFFTVFPQFKTLELWKMKRLILPLILVLALSAVFNKYISNFKRIVVPNIFENLFPKLANLGAFCLFFYLGVSEKGSYAFFFGMFVFSFLGYIFYANKLEKIKPDFNTDYLKKEQLWKEVLSYSFFGFLGNIGNYIAFRVDNFMIGEFLNFEENGVYSIILSVLSFIMIPQMGLFNISAPIINKTIAEGNYEELDRFHKKTSLSLFFLGSLLFSCILVGFPYLCDFIKNGEQLRQAEPVVWILGFAMLFDLATGFNGHIISLSKHYRFNIVVMLFLALTTIGLNWLFLTRTHLGIIGIAMATAISLTLFNIIKIVFNFVKFKVSPLTIEMIYAAIISTVAITVAIILPDFKSSFANLIYKPTLVLGIIFTGNYFMNIFPVEDYLNRDFFRSLFRF from the coding sequence ATGAGCGTTGTAGCGAGACAGGGATTCAAATATTCATTAATCGGCTATTTCGGGTTTTTACTCGGGACTTTTTCGGCGATCTTCATATTTCCAAGAGATATGGAGTTCTACGGAAAACTGCGCTACATTATGCCGACCGCGGAAATGCTTTTGCCCATCGTGGTTTTCGGACTTTCCTTTTCGAATGTGAAGTTTTTTCACCAAACTCAGAAAGACGGGAAAAACCAGAATTTCCTGAGCTTGTCATTATTGGGAGTCGGAATTAATTTTCTGATTTTCACGGCGATATTCTTTCTGTTCTTCACGGTTTTCCCACAGTTCAAAACTTTGGAACTCTGGAAAATGAAGCGGCTCATTTTGCCACTGATTTTGGTTTTGGCGCTTTCGGCGGTTTTCAACAAATATATTTCGAATTTCAAAAGGATCGTTGTACCAAATATCTTCGAGAACTTGTTCCCGAAACTGGCTAATTTGGGGGCTTTCTGTCTGTTTTTCTATTTAGGGGTTTCCGAGAAAGGTTCTTATGCATTTTTCTTCGGGATGTTTGTATTTTCGTTTTTGGGCTATATTTTTTATGCCAACAAACTGGAAAAAATCAAACCCGACTTCAACACCGATTACTTAAAAAAAGAACAGCTCTGGAAAGAAGTCCTGAGTTACAGTTTCTTCGGTTTCCTGGGTAATATCGGCAACTACATCGCTTTCAGAGTTGATAATTTCATGATCGGCGAATTCCTGAATTTCGAGGAAAACGGAGTTTACAGCATTATTCTCTCAGTGCTTTCCTTCATCATGATTCCGCAAATGGGACTGTTCAACATTTCTGCACCAATCATCAACAAAACCATTGCGGAAGGCAATTATGAGGAGCTCGACCGTTTCCACAAAAAAACTTCGCTCAGCTTGTTCTTCCTCGGTTCACTGCTTTTTTCGTGTATTCTTGTGGGATTCCCGTATTTGTGCGACTTTATCAAGAACGGCGAACAACTTCGGCAAGCGGAACCCGTGGTTTGGATTCTGGGATTTGCAATGCTGTTCGATTTGGCGACAGGATTCAACGGGCATATTATTTCGCTTTCAAAACATTATCGTTTCAATATTGTGGTGATGCTTTTTCTGGCGTTGACAACGATCGGTCTCAACTGGCTTTTTCTCACCAGAACACATTTAGGAATCATCGGAATTGCAATGGCGACCGCGATTTCACTCACTCTTTTCAATATCATTAAAATCGTTTTCAACTTCGTCAAATTCAAAGTTTCGCCGCTCACAATCGAGATGATTTATGCCGCAATAATTTCGACGGTGGCGATTACGGTGGCGATCATCCTTCCTGATTTCAAGAGTAGTTTTGCAAACCTGATTTACAAACCCACGTTGGTTTTGGGAATTATTTTCACGGGAAATTACTTCATGAATATTTTCCCTGTGGAGGATTACCTGAACCGCGATTTTTTCAGGAGTTTGTTTAGGTTTTGA